One Peromyscus eremicus chromosome 17, PerEre_H2_v1, whole genome shotgun sequence genomic window, tcccaatctggtgttGGAGTCCCAGAGAAGCCCCAGAAAGCTGCTGGTCTTTATTCTGTGTTAGAATTCTGAAGAAGCGGGTTCTGTGTCTGGATGTGTTGTTTGCATAAGCCTATGTATCCCACGCAGTGGATACAGCTTCcatgaatgccagaagaggaacccctggagcaggagttacaagAAGTTGGGAGTTccaatcaaacctgggttctctggaagaacagccagtgctcttaaccactgagccatctctccagccctgtgaaaacctattttaaaatactgtacATCTCCTTGTTATCTACTCTACCTTTATATTTTCTGTAGCACTAGACATGCTATTTATGGATTCATCTcctcatttttttattgttggcCTCACCCTTCACTGCCTGCTCATTTGCAGTTGGAAACCAACAAGAGCAAGGACTTAATGCTTTTAACTGATGGTTCTCTACTTTGTGGCAGCTCTTAACTATGTGTAACTGCTTAATTTCCATATAATGTAATGAATTTTAAAGTTCAGATTCTCTTGCACTAGTCACATGTTAAGAGCTCAGTAGCAGCTTGTGGTTTGTGGTTTGTGGCTTGTGGGCAGGACACACACAGAACAATTTCATCATCTCCATAAATTCTATTAAGCATCACTGATGTAGAGCAGTAGCTAATACACTGTGGCATTCAGGAAACACGTGTAGAAGGAAGTTTCCCCATGACattaatcacaggacatggtagACGTAGTCTTTCTTACCTCCATTATGGAGAAGCAACCCAATTTCCCTCTGGTAATCTGCACCAAGcacccctcctaacactgtttTTCCTTAGCCTACTGGCTGAAGGTAgtggtttctcaacctgtgggtcgtgacccctttgagattgcatattagatatttacattgtgattcataactaacaaaattacagttataaagtggcaatgaaaataactacacggttgggggtcaccacaacataaggaactgtattaaagggtcccagcattaggaaggttgaaaaatCACTGCCTTAAGGGCATCAGAAGCCCTAAGTGGCCAGGGGGAAGTCTGAGCTCCCAGACAATGGGatatttattgaaacatttaatATTCCCAAAGATGTCATTTTAATAGGTTTTAAGATATTTAGAGTAGTCAAATTCATAAATGGTATGTATTTATCAAGCCTTAatatataattacaatatttaaatttgaatCTGCATGTGCATTTTAATTGGGCATgccaaaaataattttagcacataacaaaaatgaattttaaaagggaaCTGAAGTTGCCACAgtctgttaaaaaatatttttggcacaaaaaaacatgaaaaaaccaaaaatattgaaaacaattACCATAGACACATGACACAATAACATGAAATTAAGTGCACCCAGTTGAGAAAAAATAAAGGGTAGAAAGTTTCTCTATTATTTTAGGATGTGAGGAATGCTTAGTAACAcagaaggttaaaaaaatatGACATTTGCCATATAAATTTAAGCTGGTactattctctctgtctgtctgtccctttcTCTCTAAATGGCCAAGGGAGGAGtggtttgtttctctctctcctctctaccccacccccctattgtcccagactgttttCTAACAGGTAATTTGGGTGTCCCAATTTGCACCAATCAGGTCTGGCCACCCTTCCACAACAAGCCAATTAATTAAAAGAACCAAATTAAACATGGACAGCAGGggggaaaaagatttatttaatgtgctcACTTTGAGAAGGGAAGACAGAGATCCAGCGAACTTCTCAAATCCACTTTAGGGTCCTAAAGTAAGATAAAGTTAAATAGAGGACCAAGGAAGCGCACATCCAACCAGTCCTTCCCAGGGTGCAGTCATgttgtaggaatttagcagagACACTGTATCTGGAGCAGACATAACTTTGAAGAATCATTGTGGTAAACAGTaaagaatccttgtggaaaacagtgattgttttctgtGATCTGTAGAACTGTTTATCTGAAGGAGGTTGCAGCCATCCTATGACTTTGATCACAAGATGCCTCGGGCACACCTGAGGCTTTTATATTATTGTGTATTGCAAATGATACATAATAAAAGGACGAAAGTCATGAGGGTATGTGATGCTTTCCTTtagtaagacatgtaaattagATTAGGTAACTTGGTATAAGGAAATACTTagtgtaacaatcaataaatatgcctTTGTAAGGCTGTTCGGCTCAGTCCATCAgagaggctggaccttcctgctgccacatagGCTTAAAATTTGATCTtgggcggggcggtggtggcgcacgcctttaatcccagcactcaggaggcagagccaggtggatctctgtgagttcgaggccagcctggactaccaagtgagttccaggaaaggcgcaaaactacacagagaaaccctgtctcgaaaaaccaaaaaaaaaaaaaaaaaatttgatctTGGAGTGCCTTCTTTCTTCAGCCAACCCAAGCTACACAGAACACCCTGACACAGCCACACATGTCATTGGTTCAACATCATTTGAGTCTTAGCTTCATCCTCTAAGGTGGTCTGACAGGATGTTCAAACTGCCTGAAATAACCTTCAGGAGACAAGTTACTCCTCTGGATGGTGCCCCTTCCATCTCCCAGCATGAATTCCAAAGGAAACCCCATATCCTTAGGGTCCATTCTTTCAACAGTGTGGTAGTCAGGTTGAGAGACACAGGCGTCTCTTCAGAATATCTTTGTATCTGCCAGCCTGGTACATGGGAGGGTCAGGTTTTATGAAGATGTTCCCTGGAAAATCCATGAGAAAACAACACCAGATAGTCTGGACTCAATGGGTCCATGCATGTGCTAGGCTTCCATTTAGAGTTTTCCAGTGAAAAGTGGATCTGCCTCAGATCCCCACGTTGTGATGTCGTAATTgtccacattaaaaacaaaacaaacaaacagacaaaaaccccACAACTCTCATCCTAAATGGaataagagtttattctggaTCCGTCTTAAGTGACCAAGGCTCAGGAACACAGATCTAGGTTaacccaaattccatgttccaacatggaagcagtttcattaagtttttatagttttacagaacaaagaaagttatgTAAGACAAggttaaaatacattggtggagaCATCAGAGAGGAAGGTACAGCAAGATGGGAGAAACTTTTTCTATAGGCCCAAGATGCTATTCTGAGGTTTTggattggtggaagctagtggtctaCTAAGTTAGTAGATTCTAAAAGGTTATTTCCACCACAGAGGTGGCAAGGAATGGATACTGGGTGTGGGGGCGGGGCTAGAACTAGCCcaaaataagttaattaaattAGTTTCTGGACCCGCAACATCCCCATCTCTCCGAAGTACCCCAGTTCTAGTCAGCCAGTCAGCCTCTGCAGACGCAGCTTCTTTCTAGTTCTCATCCACAGTCCCCATAAAAAAGAAGGTTCCAGCAACACTCCTTATCCCTTAGAATCTTCACTCATGTGATCCCGTCAATCGTGACAGTACATACCTGTTTAATTTGCACTATCAAATTAAACTCCAAATAAAACCAACTTCCTTATTTTGCAAATTCTCTGAGATCCCTTATTTTCAATTCACTGGAAAAGAGGCAAAGGAAGAACTTGAAAACACCTAGCCCAGACCTTGACCaggagtttctttctttctttttttttcttttcttttttttttttttaaaaagagcgcTGCAGGCTCACTCCATCACTCATGGGAGGGAAGGACAGGCTGTACTGTCAGGTCTCCATTGCTTcagtttttgttcatttgatCACCCCACTCACTCTCTGACCTGTAGTCTTACGGAACCTTGATGTGAACTTCACCCAGACACCAGAATCTGAAGAGCAAGCCAGAAAACAGCGGGATCGAGGCAGCCAAAGACACCGGAACACAATTACAGGCCCCTGATGCTAGCCGGAATCCTAAAGGCGAAGAAGAGTGCAGGCGGAAACCGTCTCGGGGGACATTTTGGGCGGAGGACGCACTTGTTCCGTTCTGCCCTTGCTTGAGTTTGTGTTTCCGGTTGTGCTCTTGCATGAGTTTATTTTTACGCCATGCTCCACAGAATCCCGGCGTTTATACGCCCTCGCCCCTTCTCGGGCCttcctttgtcctctggaaacTGGGATGTCTCGGTGGCTGTGAGTGTGCTACACGCGGCTCGGCCCGGAACTGGCAGGTAAGGTGCTCCAGAGTTATTGGCCCGCCGGTCTTCCAGGActgccctttcttctcttttacaTGCAGTCCTCGTTTCCCCAGCCGCCTGGGGTTGGCACTGAAACCTTAGGCTCTTGAAGCGGCTGTTTTAAATGTGGGCAAAGAGAAATCGTACGAAGACTAGGCAGCTGGCCCAGTGTCACGATGGGTGTGGCAAACCGCTACGACAGCCTGTCTCGTCTCCTGTCCTGGGGACTTTCTGCTGCACGCCTGCCCCTCATCTTGCTTGCTGCCACAAATCTTCGTACGGGCTCCAAAAGAGAGGTCGTTTTCTTTCATTCTATGCTTCCCAAGATTTCTTGATGGCCTCTAATGAACATAAAGTggacgcgggggggggggggttatttgatgctggaaattgaattcagGGTTTCTTTCTTGCTAGACAAAAGATCTACTACTGACATCCCCAGCAAATTAGGGGAAGTTCTATAGtacacattattattttttttttttgaagtaccACAGACCTCTTGGAAAGAAACATTGTGACAACCTAATTTTCATTTGTCTGTTAAAGTACCTTCACCATTAACTTTCAGacgtaaaataataataattatcagAGGATTTTCCTAATTTGAATTGTGCCATATTGATATTATGAGCATTCTGTGTATTGGTCATGACAGTACTACCTTTGAAACTTATTTTTCACCCAAAAGTGACTCTCAAGTGACTGATGAGGTAGCCTCGGTCATTTTTCATAAGCAAATTATATAGTTTTGGAGTTTGGGAGAGCTAGGTGATTGGTGTCTCAGCTGTTCACATTTATGGCATAGCAATGCGGCTTGGGCCTTAAGGACCACTAAGCTAGGTAACCCTGTGAAGGAGTCTGAGTGAAAATGTCCCCTGTAGtctcagatgtttgaatacttggtccctagttggtggcactgtttggctTTGAGacggctttgaggtttcagaagccacacccattcccagtttgttctctgcttcctgtttgcagcTCTAGATGTGACCTCTAAGCTGTTCCTGCCACTGTGGCCGGTGTTTGCTGCCATGTGTCCCCACTGTGACAGACTCTTATCCCTCTATAaccttaagccaaataaacccttccttctatgaGAAAGGTCatcgtgttttatcacagcatgagaaaaataactaacagaCTTTGTCGccagttggtggtgctatttGAGGAGGTTTAGGTGatggagccttgctagaggaaatacatcattaggggtgggctttgaggtcaaaAGTCCTCACCGACTTCCGGTTGGCTCTCCCTGCTTGCCTCTGAAGATGTGGGCTTTCAGCTTTTTGCTGTCATtatgcctgctgcttgctgctacGCCTCCCTGTCCAATCtccctggaaccataagccccaataaagttctttaagttgcctttggCCACAGAAAAACATCTACTACAGAATTCAGTGGGTCTTGCTGTGAAGAACCTGACCATGTGttttggaagaatgtggaaggCTTTGGAACTGTGGACTAGAAAACAGAGGTTAACTGCTGCAGGTCATGTATAAAGGGCCATTCTAGTAGGCACCCGGAAGATAGTAATGCTGAGTGCAGTGTgcactgtgtaggcctggctcAAGAGTCAGGGGAACAATACTGGCAGCTGGTCCAGAGACCATtcttattttggcaaagaatctggctgTCGTCTACTCCTGTTCTAAGAACTTGCCTGAggcttaatttttaaagtaacggaccaatttctttgaaaatttcaagaCAGTATAATGTTGAGTTTATGGTATGGTTGTTATTGATAACACTTATTCAAGTCCACAGTGCAAAAGGGTAAGTGGGACAAAAAGACATACAAATGTACAGTTTGGAGAGACAAAGGTCCCCAGGGAAGCTTTGTGTTACAGCCAAGGCACAGGCTCAGAAGAGACTTGATTGTTATGGAGTTATTAGTGCCATTATGGAGATGCTTGCTGTACTCTGGGAAGGCTATATAAGGGAAGGGAGCCCTAAGGGcaagaccccccacccccaagctctCAACTTGGAAAAGAGCCTAAAGAGTTTTCTCTGCCTGGAAAGTCACAACAAAAGCTGCTACTAATACAGTTCTGGCTAGCTAGGGCACATCCCAATCTGGTAACTGAATTTGGCACTTTTGCCCACGTGATGCTGGCTTTAGAGTCCAGAAGGGGGTGTGGATTCTTTCTCCGTGGTTTCTCTGAGGCTAGGCATCTCGTGGCAGGGGAGACCCGACAAGCCATTGTGTGATGCTATGAAAGTGCAGCCAGAGTTGCATTGGAAACCCCAAGATTTTGGAAGTGCCAAACCTGTCAGATATCTGCCAAAGAGACCTGTAAACATtgtggaaccagtccaagagagagatgtatgttTCAGGCAGCAAAGCTGGATGGGAGGAGCCATCTACAtcttttgacatcagacatggagctgcagGATTGGTAtttgccctgctgggttccagtcttgctttggtcaagtatttcctcactataccccatccctcccttttggaataataatgcattttctgtgccattatatgtaggaagtatgtaatttgctttttgattttaataggaggttacaattaagagattaccTTGAATCGCAAatgagactttggacttttaaacagtgtgaAAGACTGCTGGTACTTTTACAATTTGGCTAAATATATTTTCCATTATCAGCCATGAGCCTGTAGGGGCCAGGAGCAGCATATAGTAGTGTGGAAtcaggctcagatatttgaagaTTTGATCCCCCGTTGGctgcactgtttggggaggtttagggggtgtggccttgctggaggcagtgtgtcactgggagtgggtttGAGAGGTGAAAAGCCTCAtaccacttccagtttgctctgtCTGCTTTGTGTTGCAGTTGAGGGTGTGGTCTCTCGGTCTCCTGCAGCCTGCTGGCATGTACTGCCTCTTTCTGCCATGCCTCTACATCTGATGGGCTGTTCTCTCTCTGGAATCAGAAGGTCAAATAAGCTCCTttttcctttaattccttttaGTCACGGTGTTTTAGCTTAGCCACAGCAAAGTAACTAACTCACCCTGCGTGGTTGCTTCTGTGGTTTTCAGTTTCCTTCCCTGTAAGAGGAGGCTAATGCTGACCTTTGGAGTTGATGTGGGTGTGAAAATTGTACACAAGTCTTGTTGTACAAGCGATGCCCAGAGTATATACTGACACATGATAAATTGCTTCCATTATGGTTGTTCataataatagaaagaaaaagaaaatggaaagggcTTAAATTGAAATTCTTTTCAATGTAAAagcaggttgttttttttttcagttactacTTTTTACTTTTGCATTATACTTTTCTATTATTCCTTTATATGTCATTCTAGGACAGAAAATCATATCCAAAGACATTTTGGCACCGGCAGCTCAATCTGTAGCAAGAAAGATAGCCAGTCTGTTCCAGCTAATGAAATTTCCAAGAAGGCAGCAGAGAGCCAACACAGAGGAGAGGAGACTTCAAAAAAAGACCTGCTAGACATTATTAAGGACATGAAAGTTGAACTGAGCACAGTCAATGTACAAACAACAAAGCCACGTGGCAGGAAGCCTTCCCCTAGTCTGGAGGCTATAGTTAGCAGGCATCACAGAGCTCCAAAAGATACTCCAGGGAAGAGGTAAGTAATTCCAATTCAAACATTCTTGGAGACTAATCTATGATGTTCCAATAAGCCTTTTCTTATAGTAAACAATCTATTAAAGTATAGCACTTGAGACATTGAACTAACAAAGCAGCAGAAGTACAGGGTCTCTCTCTAATAGttactttagtgtgtgtgtgtgtgtgtgtgtgtgtgtgtgtgtgtgtgtgtgtaagggacaAGCAGATATCtgtagccaggtatggtggcacatgactataatcccagcattggggagcaAGAAACAgagattgtgaatttgaggccagcctgggttacataggagACTTTAtctcagaaaaataataattaaaaaatacacatacatatataagtacTCATCCTGGGTTACATTTTGACAAGGCACACATCTGTACTCCCAGCCCTCAGGCTGGATCATAGACTGCAGGATTGCGTTAGACAAGCTTGGGCTATACAgggaaacattgtctcaaaaacagcaatAAATAAGAGTGGCTTTAAAAAAGCTACACCAGGCgcgctggccgggcggtggtggcacacgactttaatcccagcactcgggaggcagaggcaggcggatctctgtgagttcgaggacagcctggtctacagagcgagttctaggacaggcgcaaagctacacagagaaccctgtctcaaccccccccccaaaaaaaacttgATGTGTTTATGACTTATTATAAATGTGCAATTTAAATAAATCACTGGAATGAGACAAGCCCTTTGAAAGGTTCAGTAaggtaatttaatttaattaatttttttttttttttttttttttttttttttttttttttggtttttcgagactgtgtttctctgtgtagttttggtgcctgtcgtggatctcgatctgtagtccaggctggcctcgaactcacagagatctacctggctctgcctcccaagtgctgggattaaaggcctgtgccaccattgcccagcattCAGTAAGATAATttaatgtgatatttttattgactctgagaatttcatatatatatatatagtataattatttatttctagatccatccttatctccccatcccctcctaaattcatgtcctctctttttttaaataacccaccgAGTTCAATCTTTGCTGCCCGTATACTGGTAGGTGTGAAGCAGTCCACGGAGCATGGTCCCTGTACCAAGGGTGACACCCTTGCGAAActgacttcctcctcctcctccagcagccaGCAGCTGTTAGTAGCTTCTCACTTAGGCGTAAAGGCTCACAAGCctctccatgctagaatgttggCTGCCTTGATGTTGCAGGCACCCACagctgtagcttaagttttcctgcctggcccacagtcagggcaaatctctttcacctgccagtcccacagcctctcagacccgaccaagtaaacacagagacttatgttgctttcaaactgtatggccgtggcaggcttcttgctaactgttcttatagcttaaattaatccatttcctttaatctataccttgccacatggctcgtggcttaccggcatcttcacaagctgtttctcatcatggcggctggcagtgtctctttgactcagccttccacttcccagctttattctcctccttgccccgcctatacttcctgcctagccaacggccaatcagtgttttattgattaattagcaacacatttgccatacatcccacagcacacagctgCCGTGACTTgatgagtgcagtggtcctgcCTTGTTCAGAAGATGCTGTTGTCACTCGGGTCCTTACGACCTCTGCTCTTCACAATCTTTTCACCCACCCCTCAGTGGCCCCAAGCTTTATTATTGGAGGGTGGTGACGGAGGTGTCCAGTATATGGCTGCTTGGTCCATAGATGCTTTTTCTCTGTACTTGGACCAATTGTTTCTATGTTGACCTCCTTCCACTTCCTAAAGAAACCTCGCTGATGCGATGTGAGAGCTGCACTAATGTATGGGTATAAAGATACAAATCTAGAGGGCACTTTGATGCTATGTCCGTTTAGCAAAATGATAGGATTAAGTTCACCCTTAGGGCCTATGAGCTCCCCAACCATGGGTCCTCGGCCGTATTTACAGCATCAGGCATGAGTTTACTCCCGTGGACCAGGCCTTcagccaatcagaaagcagttggttacttCACCGTTGCACCACACTGGTTATTATTGCAGCCTACGGGTTCACAGACGGATCACATCGTTGATTATTTCCCCcaagcagcctgcatagcaccttccagtgcTGTGAATGCTGGTCATCGGGGAGGAAGCTCCTGGGTCAGTACAgcctgatttctccatgtcctgtgacccAGTTGTATAGcagtagggtcttaccatcaagttctggtgggcaacacGAGAGTGGGGGTAGCTACATTGTTTTGGGGATACTCCTACAATAGgacaattaaaaaacattttccaaTTAGATATGACAAGATAAGCTGGAGAATGTAGATTGCCCCATAAGTCCTTTGAaagttttactttacttttttacttaattttaaaaaatgttatctgtgtgtgtgtgtgtgtgtgtgtgtgtataggtatatGTAATCCTAGCAGTTCTGTGGCTGAGGTAGGCGATTGTGAGTTACAGACCAACCTAATGAGACCCAATCTCAAGACAGACAATCAAACATACAACAAAGCCACCAAGAAAACAGTGTGGAATACTTGAGAATTCTTGCTTTTATGAGAAGTTGAATCctttttttaatgagttttccTCCCCACGTTGTTTGACTTTTCACTGAACTAGTGATGTGATAATTGCGGTTTTCCTTCCTCGTTTCGTTTTCTTTTTAGAACTGAGGTCCTGAGTCCTGAGTTGGTGGCAGCTGCATCTGCTGTTGCAGATTCTCTACCTTTTGACAAGCAGACAACCAAGTCCGACCTGCTCAAGCAGCTTCAGCAACACGAGGAAGAGTCGAGGGCTcaggaagacaaagagaaacacaggatTAGGTGAGCGGTCAGATGCCATGTCAGTGACGCTTAGGTCTCACAGTGGCTGGTGACTGGCACACATCTGCTTTACCTGGAAAATCCACCTCACGGGCCAGCAGGATAGATGACTTCCTGCCAAGCCTCATGGCCGTATGTCCCCAAGTCCTCATGACTGAAGGAGAGAACTCAGTCCACAAACTGTCTGCCGACCTCTGCATGCGTGCTCATGTCTGCACACATACCCACCCCACACAACAATACATTTTCAAACATTCGCCTCCTCAGAGCAAGtacttctaactgctgagccatctctcttaaAGTGGATGGCTAAACTTTTCTTTTAGAACATTACAAAGTTTTTTGCCCCtgaaatagaaatgataaaatcAGTAgtgttatttaaaatgaaaaataaaataggtaaTTGAGTAAGATAGTTCCCtgagaaaatcagtttttctcAATTGAACAGCCCGCTAGTTTTGCTCACAGTGTGATTCAAACACATTCTCTCCCCTTTTCCTTATGTTTGAGGTGAGCTTTTCAGCatatccttttccttttaaaaactactatgtatatatgtctaAGTGTGTGCATCTGCACCGTGTGACTGCAGGAGAGTGCCGAGTCAGAGGAGGGTGTtgccccttggaactggagttgtaggaggtttgagttgccatgtgggcgctggaaACCAAACAGTCCTGGtcttaagagcagcaagtgctcttaactgctgaacattTCTCCAGTCCAATCAATGTATCCTTTTTCCCTCTGTAAATTTATGCCAAGTTTTCCTACTTACTACTTACTGCCCGGAGGTCATAAATAGTGGCACTGCTTCCCTTGGGGGTGACATGAATCTGTTCTCAGTAAGCACACAGAGGGCATTTGTCTCTAGAGGATCAAAGAGTAAACACACCCCTAACTGTCACCTGAACCCATATATGTATGACAGCAAATACAGCTCATTTTCAATGTTAATGTAACTGTCAAAGGAGGTGATAGGTACAAGTATActtgtttgtattttcctatCTGTTTCTCTGGATATTAATAATTTTTGTAACTGACATTTTCATCTTTCAAATAAAGATTTCTTAAGCATATATTTCCAAAATTGGAGACATACATCTTAATGCTTATGTCACATGAGTAGAAGTATGTGACTTTACTCATAAATCTTTATGCTCTTGTTGGGGCATAAAAGTGGAATAAGAATTAAGTGGTATGTCTCCTCTTAAGAAAAGTTTGCTACTCCAGTGCAGCTCAGATTCCTAATGCACTTGACCTTTTTATTTCAGTGTCCGTCACATAATATCAGATATGAAGATTGCCAGACCCACTTCC contains:
- the Mrps31 gene encoding small ribosomal subunit protein mS31, coding for MLHRIPAFIRPRPFSGLPLSSGNWDVSVAVSVLHAARPGTGRTENHIQRHFGTGSSICSKKDSQSVPANEISKKAAESQHRGEETSKKDLLDIIKDMKVELSTVNVQTTKPRGRKPSPSLEAIVSRHHRAPKDTPGKRTEVLSPELVAAASAVADSLPFDKQTTKSDLLKQLQQHEEESRAQEDKEKHRISVRHIISDMKIARPTSVRLSTKPQHQIQFDEGMDSSLDQDKPVDLKKRRSIFKGKRLSIFHVKAFADKVPEPEASPSLWEIEFAKQLATVSEQPLGNGFEEMIQWTKEGKLWEFPIDNEAGFDDDGSEFHEHIFLDKYLEGFPKQGPIRIFMELVTNGLSKNPYLSVKQKVEHIEWFRNYFNDKRDILKENNVEFT